One stretch of Paenibacillus sp. FSL R5-0341 DNA includes these proteins:
- a CDS encoding fibronectin type III domain-containing protein, whose product MLVFGQFGVYGGNRAHAAVGSGIVSSSNDYQYVMTNNNGQLQVNQKSVKLSWARSYNISSTGYSFTRMQSILGFTSDITNISFGSYTSKYAGQIDNAFLIDLSKVREIATEMTYRQPYNQVGQWEITHYNVLGQLTPIDVYDYDVRQLSLVVNADTGEVVDFYSELNPYYTRKAEPASFTKQEVNPLPINNVPSVPSNITGNSSENTTHIRWDHAQEAVQYEIERDGILMGPYYGTSLDDAVLIPNKNYSYKIRAINSIGKSEWSSVFNIKTLLNEPVISTSSEQGKNIIEWAAINHADGYQLQIDGEAPIDLGNVTNYEHVGLEANSSHTYALKAVSSDNESNWSRTATQLVVPDSASGLKITENTFNKISLGWTAIKGSSGYDLEVDGVVVPVSGTTYSKTALMPNTEHTFRLRSKNAGGVGKWTDMLTVSTLLSTPVIKAISSQEDMFVVWPAIEGATSYEVEADGVNVGIVEDPAYTHTDLSPGTLHKYRVRALNDTNTSAWTTMLSQSTLSGPVSNLTINSVTNAAVGLKWTAVTGATGYDLEIDGTIVVVTGVAYTKSSLAANTEHTFRIRSKNAAGVGDWSDPLSTTTLLNTPVLKAASEETNINLTWADVADATTYEIEADGAVVAIVEEPNYSHAALLPGTAHKYRIRALTDTNTSAWTTILTQSTIPASVTGLTVSSATNVAISLKWTAVTGATGYDLEIDGTVVPVTGVAYTKSGLVANTDHTFQIRSKNAAGVGAWSELISGTTLLNTPVLKATSEETAINLTWAAVADATKYEIEADGAVVATVGEPSFTHTTLLPGTAHKYRIRALDDTNTSAWTAILTQSTIPASVTGLTISSITNVAIALKWTAVTGATGYDLEIDGTVIPVTGVAYTKSGLATNTDHTFRIRSKNAAGVGAWSDLISGTTQLNTPVLKVASEETAINLTWAEVADATTYEIEADGAVIATVSDPAYSHNGLLPGTAHKYRIRALTNTNTSVWTAMLTQSTIPASVAGLNISSVTNVGITLKWTAVTGATGYDLEIDGNVVPVTGVSYTKSGLAANTEHTFRIRSKNAAGVGTWSDLISGMTLLNTPVLKATSEETAINLSWSDVEDMTAYEVEADGTIVGIVSEPVYIHDGLLPGTAHKYRIRALKGENTSAWTAILTQSTIPAAVNGFMLNTATPVAISLKWSPVAGATAYDLEIDGAVISVSGSAYTKSGLLANTDHTFRIRAKNAAGIGSWSEIVTASTQLNVPTTLKGVPEETAVTLTWNEVAGATKYEIEADGIVVATVSDLMYVHNGVLGGTIHKYRVRALTDTNVSAWTAVLSQTTLPASVSGLSINSATTAAIALRWSAVTGATGYDLEIDGTVVAVSGVAYTKSGLAPNTEHTFRIRAKNASGAGAWSEILTGTTQLTTAVLKGTSDRTNVILTWDAVVGASSYEIEADGQIVATVSGTTFIHSDLLPSSLHKYRIRAFNDQNTSVWSAVLNIRTLN is encoded by the coding sequence ATGCTGGTATTCGGGCAGTTTGGCGTGTACGGGGGGAACCGGGCACATGCAGCGGTAGGAAGCGGGATAGTCTCATCAAGCAATGATTATCAATATGTAATGACCAACAACAACGGCCAACTACAGGTGAATCAAAAATCAGTTAAACTGAGTTGGGCTAGATCCTACAATATTTCATCAACGGGATATTCGTTCACCAGAATGCAGTCTATCCTGGGTTTCACAAGTGATATTACCAACATAAGCTTTGGATCGTATACATCCAAATATGCCGGACAGATCGACAATGCTTTTCTTATCGATCTGAGCAAAGTTCGTGAAATTGCTACTGAGATGACGTACAGACAACCCTATAACCAAGTCGGACAATGGGAGATCACACACTATAATGTGCTAGGTCAACTGACACCGATTGATGTATATGATTATGATGTCAGACAGTTGAGTTTGGTTGTAAACGCAGATACGGGAGAAGTTGTAGATTTTTACTCTGAACTTAATCCGTACTATACACGTAAAGCTGAACCGGCTTCTTTTACCAAACAGGAGGTAAATCCATTACCGATTAATAATGTACCATCGGTGCCTTCGAATATAACGGGTAACTCAAGTGAAAACACGACTCATATTCGCTGGGATCATGCACAGGAAGCTGTACAGTATGAAATTGAGCGTGATGGTATTTTAATGGGACCTTATTATGGTACGAGCTTGGATGATGCCGTACTCATTCCTAACAAGAATTACTCTTACAAAATACGTGCTATAAATTCTATAGGGAAAAGTGAATGGAGTAGTGTCTTTAATATTAAAACACTGCTTAACGAACCTGTGATCTCCACGAGCTCTGAGCAAGGGAAAAATATAATAGAGTGGGCTGCAATTAATCATGCCGATGGATATCAACTCCAGATTGATGGTGAAGCCCCAATTGACCTAGGTAATGTAACGAATTACGAACACGTTGGTTTGGAGGCCAATTCTAGTCATACCTATGCATTAAAAGCAGTATCATCAGATAATGAGAGCAATTGGAGCAGAACGGCTACGCAACTTGTTGTACCTGACTCAGCAAGTGGTTTGAAAATTACAGAAAATACATTCAATAAAATCTCTTTAGGTTGGACTGCAATTAAAGGTTCAAGTGGATACGACCTGGAGGTTGATGGGGTTGTTGTTCCGGTCTCTGGTACAACATACAGCAAGACGGCTCTTATGCCCAATACCGAGCACACATTTCGATTGAGATCTAAAAATGCAGGCGGTGTAGGTAAGTGGACTGACATGCTAACTGTTTCGACACTTCTAAGTACGCCTGTTATTAAAGCGATTTCTTCGCAAGAAGATATGTTTGTGGTATGGCCTGCAATTGAGGGGGCTACCTCTTATGAGGTTGAGGCTGATGGAGTTAACGTAGGAATTGTTGAAGATCCGGCTTATACACACACTGACCTATCACCAGGGACACTTCATAAATATCGTGTACGAGCTTTGAATGATACGAATACAAGTGCATGGACTACAATGTTGTCCCAAAGTACACTCTCTGGTCCTGTTTCGAATCTCACTATAAACTCGGTCACTAATGCAGCTGTTGGTCTGAAATGGACAGCAGTGACCGGAGCGACAGGATATGATTTGGAGATTGACGGCACAATTGTAGTTGTTACTGGCGTAGCCTACACAAAGAGTAGCCTTGCAGCCAATACAGAACACACCTTCCGTATTCGTTCGAAAAATGCTGCAGGTGTGGGTGATTGGAGTGATCCGCTCAGTACAACGACACTGTTGAATACACCTGTATTAAAGGCGGCATCAGAAGAAACGAATATCAACCTGACTTGGGCTGATGTAGCAGATGCGACTACATACGAGATTGAGGCGGACGGAGCAGTAGTGGCAATAGTAGAAGAGCCTAACTATAGCCATGCAGCACTGCTGCCAGGAACTGCCCATAAGTATCGTATTCGTGCGTTGACGGATACCAATACAAGTGCATGGACAACAATTCTGACGCAGAGTACTATACCTGCATCAGTTACAGGTTTAACGGTTAGCTCGGCTACGAACGTAGCCATTTCACTGAAATGGACAGCAGTTACAGGTGCAACGGGATATGATCTAGAGATCGATGGAACGGTTGTCCCAGTGACGGGAGTAGCCTATACGAAGAGTGGTCTTGTAGCCAATACAGATCATACCTTCCAAATCCGTTCCAAGAACGCCGCAGGTGTAGGGGCATGGAGTGAGTTGATCAGTGGAACAACACTTCTAAATACACCGGTATTAAAAGCAACTTCAGAAGAAACTGCAATCAATTTGACATGGGCAGCCGTTGCTGATGCAACGAAGTATGAGATTGAAGCCGATGGAGCAGTAGTAGCAACGGTAGGGGAACCTAGCTTTACCCATACAACACTGCTTCCAGGAACAGCCCATAAATATCGCATTCGTGCGTTAGACGATACCAATACAAGTGCATGGACAGCAATTCTGACGCAAAGCACGATTCCTGCTTCAGTGACAGGATTGACCATTAGTTCAATAACGAACGTGGCTATTGCATTGAAGTGGACAGCAGTTACAGGTGCAACAGGATATGATCTGGAGATCGACGGTACCGTTATCCCAGTAACGGGAGTAGCGTATACGAAGAGCGGTCTTGCAACAAACACAGATCACACCTTCCGTATTCGTTCCAAGAATGCCGCAGGAGTAGGTGCTTGGAGCGATCTGATCAGTGGAACAACGCAGTTGAACACACCCGTTTTGAAAGTAGCATCGGAAGAGACTGCAATCAACCTTACATGGGCTGAGGTAGCAGACGCAACCACTTATGAAATTGAAGCAGATGGTGCAGTGATTGCCACAGTTAGTGATCCGGCATACTCACATAATGGATTGTTACCAGGAACTGCACACAAGTATCGTATACGTGCTCTAACGAATACCAATACGAGTGTATGGACTGCTATGCTGACTCAAAGTACGATACCAGCTTCAGTTGCAGGACTTAATATTAGTTCTGTTACGAATGTGGGTATCACTCTAAAGTGGACAGCAGTAACCGGAGCCACGGGATATGACCTAGAAATTGATGGTAACGTTGTTCCAGTAACGGGAGTGTCCTATACGAAGAGTGGTCTTGCTGCGAATACTGAGCACACCTTCCGTATTCGTTCAAAGAACGCCGCAGGAGTAGGTACTTGGAGCGATCTAATCAGTGGTATGACGCTTTTAAACACACCTGTATTAAAGGCAACATCGGAAGAAACAGCAATCAATCTGTCATGGTCGGATGTAGAAGATATGACAGCGTATGAAGTTGAAGCCGATGGTACAATTGTTGGCATAGTTAGTGAGCCAGTATATATACACGATGGTTTATTGCCTGGAACGGCTCACAAGTATAGAATTCGCGCGTTAAAGGGTGAAAACACAAGTGCGTGGACAGCAATCCTGACGCAAAGCACCATCCCTGCTGCAGTTAACGGTTTCATGTTAAATACAGCTACACCTGTTGCTATTTCGTTGAAATGGAGCCCAGTTGCAGGCGCTACCGCTTATGATTTGGAGATTGACGGTGCTGTAATTTCTGTCAGTGGATCTGCTTATACGAAAAGTGGTCTTCTAGCCAATACAGATCATACCTTCCGCATTCGTGCCAAAAATGCTGCTGGCATTGGTAGCTGGAGTGAGATCGTAACTGCTTCGACCCAGTTGAATGTACCCACAACGCTGAAAGGTGTACCTGAAGAAACGGCAGTTACGCTGACATGGAATGAAGTTGCTGGTGCAACTAAATATGAGATTGAGGCAGATGGCATAGTAGTTGCTACGGTGAGTGATCTCATGTATGTACACAATGGAGTTCTTGGTGGAACGATTCATAAATATCGTGTTCGTGCCCTGACCGACACCAATGTGAGTGCATGGACAGCAGTGTTGTCTCAAACTACGTTACCTGCGAGTGTCTCAGGCTTGAGTATTAACTCTGCAACCACAGCGGCGATTGCGCTAAGATGGAGTGCTGTAACTGGAGCTACCGGTTATGACCTAGAGATTGATGGTACGGTAGTGGCCGTGAGTGGAGTTGCTTATACGAAGAGCGGACTTGCACCAAATACGGAGCATACCTTCCGTATTCGTGCCAAAAATGCTTCCGGTGCGGGAGCTTGGAGTGAGATCTTAACGGGAACGACTCAATTAACTACAGCTGTGCTGAAAGGAACTTCGGACAGAACGAATGTTATTCTGACGTGGGACGCGGTTGTGGGAGCTTCATCTTACGAAATTGAAGCCGATGGACAAATCGTGGCAACGGTTAGTGGTACAACTTTTATTCATTCTGATCTGTTACCGTCCAGTTTGCATAAATATCGTATCAGAGCATTCAATGACCAGAACACAAGCGTGTGGTCTGCTGTACT
- a CDS encoding ComF family protein: MSSERLAERGFNQAERLAAGLATAFRLPIVDLLQRQINTTKQSFKSRGERIETMKNAFSINRDGMQLIEELYRGFHLPTQKAMSHAKPIQILLIDDIYTTGSTLDACGRVILNAGFSMDLPVEIFTLTLARS; this comes from the coding sequence GTGAGCAGCGAGCGCCTAGCCGAACGCGGCTTCAATCAGGCGGAGCGGCTGGCTGCTGGGCTCGCCACCGCCTTCCGCCTACCCATCGTGGATCTGTTGCAGCGCCAGATCAACACGACCAAACAAAGCTTCAAATCACGCGGTGAGCGTATTGAAACGATGAAGAACGCTTTTTCCATCAACCGAGATGGTATGCAGTTAATTGAAGAGCTATACAGGGGATTTCATCTGCCAACACAAAAGGCCATGTCACATGCCAAACCCATACAGATCCTGCTAATCGATGATATATACACAACAGGTAGCACCTTGGACGCTTGTGGACGGGTTATTCTAAATGCTGGCTTCTCCATGGATCTTCCGGTCGAGATTTTCACACTGACACTGGCAAGATCGTAG
- a CDS encoding helicase-related protein, whose product MPCAACGLAACAYCEACLALGRSRACALLLRSAAQGAVPRRGEAPRGTALAPTGGGLARWGLSAAQSAAAAAALAFLARPPAGDGPGRFLLWAVTGAGKTEMIFPLLQHTLDRRGRALVATPRRDVVLELAPRLAKAFPDTSLATLYGGSDERWKDAQLTLATTHQLMRFYQGFDLVIIDELDAFPYHNDPMLAHAAASSCKPEGNFVYLSATPPARLQREAAQGKLTHAKVPVRFHRHPLPVPRLIKMVTVAECIKKRNLPSALKTNIQISLERDAQVFVFVTRIAQIEAFVNLMRRTFPGIHIEGTSSQDPDRANKVTAFRDRDIRLLVTTTILERGVTIPRSDVFILDADNGLFDEASLVQMAGRAGRSMDDPAGRVVFASSRRTRSQVKAVAQIRKMNTIARRKGYLHPPSQT is encoded by the coding sequence GTGCCCTGCGCTGCCTGCGGCCTGGCGGCGTGCGCCTACTGCGAGGCTTGCCTCGCGCTGGGGCGCAGCCGTGCCTGTGCGCTGCTGCTACGCAGTGCAGCGCAAGGGGCCGTGCCACGACGCGGCGAAGCACCGCGTGGCACGGCCTTGGCCCCCACCGGCGGCGGGCTCGCCCGGTGGGGGCTTAGCGCAGCGCAGAGCGCGGCAGCAGCCGCGGCGCTTGCGTTTTTGGCCCGGCCACCCGCAGGGGATGGGCCGGGGCGGTTCTTGCTGTGGGCCGTGACCGGGGCCGGCAAGACCGAGATGATTTTCCCGCTGCTCCAACATACATTGGATCGTCGTGGACGAGCTTTGGTCGCCACGCCACGCAGGGATGTGGTGCTGGAACTGGCTCCACGTCTGGCCAAAGCTTTTCCGGATACATCGCTCGCTACTCTTTACGGAGGCAGCGACGAACGCTGGAAAGACGCGCAGCTCACGCTTGCGACCACGCATCAATTGATGCGTTTTTATCAGGGATTTGATCTCGTCATTATCGATGAACTGGATGCTTTTCCGTATCACAACGATCCCATGCTCGCTCACGCGGCGGCATCTTCTTGTAAACCAGAGGGGAATTTCGTCTATCTGTCTGCTACACCGCCAGCTCGGCTACAGAGGGAAGCAGCGCAAGGTAAACTCACTCATGCCAAAGTCCCGGTACGTTTCCACCGTCATCCTTTGCCCGTACCAAGACTGATCAAGATGGTTACCGTTGCTGAATGTATTAAGAAACGAAATCTTCCTTCTGCCTTGAAGACTAACATCCAGATTTCATTGGAGCGTGACGCCCAGGTATTTGTGTTTGTGACACGTATTGCCCAAATTGAGGCGTTTGTGAATCTGATGCGTCGTACCTTTCCTGGGATCCATATCGAAGGAACTTCATCTCAGGACCCTGATCGTGCTAACAAAGTTACTGCCTTTCGTGATCGCGACATTCGTTTGCTCGTAACGACAACGATTCTGGAGCGTGGCGTGACCATTCCGCGCAGCGATGTCTTCATATTGGATGCAGACAATGGTCTCTTTGATGAAGCTTCACTGGTCCAGATGGCAGGTAGAGCAGGACGTTCCATGGATGACCCGGCGGGTAGAGTGGTTTTTGCATCATCTCGTCGGACACGTTCTCAGGTGAAGGCCGTTGCACAGATCCGGAAAATGAATACCATCGCTCGTCGCAAAGGTTATCTGCACCCACCATCCCAAACCTAA
- a CDS encoding response regulator transcription factor gives MENRDTGKASIKVLLADDHQLFREGLKRILNMEDDIEVIGECGDGIQVLEFCNQDKPDIVLMDINMPIENGVEATEKLRELFPDVKVIILSIHDDESYVFETLRKGANGYLLKDMEAESLINAIRSVHEGHAFIHPKVTGKLIMQLRRMTYLNETGAMSEGASKEAGVKFVAGDNNPLTRREAEVLRLMAEGKSNKMIGEFLFISEKTVKNHVSSILQKMEVDDRTQAVINSIKYGWVTL, from the coding sequence ATGGAAAACCGTGATACTGGTAAAGCGTCAATTAAAGTTCTATTGGCTGATGATCATCAGCTGTTCCGTGAGGGACTGAAACGCATTTTAAATATGGAGGACGACATTGAGGTCATCGGCGAATGCGGCGATGGTATTCAAGTGCTCGAATTCTGCAACCAGGATAAACCTGATATCGTGTTGATGGACATTAACATGCCGATCGAAAACGGGGTTGAGGCAACAGAGAAATTGCGTGAGCTGTTCCCTGATGTCAAAGTGATTATCCTGTCCATTCATGATGATGAAAGTTATGTATTTGAGACGCTTCGTAAAGGGGCTAACGGATACTTGCTGAAAGATATGGAGGCCGAGTCTCTGATCAATGCGATTCGTTCCGTGCATGAAGGACATGCGTTTATACACCCGAAAGTAACCGGCAAACTGATCATGCAGCTGCGTCGTATGACGTATCTTAATGAAACAGGGGCAATGAGTGAAGGAGCTTCGAAGGAAGCCGGTGTTAAATTTGTCGCTGGCGACAATAACCCGCTCACACGTCGTGAGGCTGAAGTACTGCGTTTGATGGCAGAAGGTAAGAGCAATAAGATGATTGGTGAATTCCTGTTCATCAGTGAAAAAACAGTAAAAAACCATGTCAGCAGTATTCTGCAGAAGATGGAAGTAGACGACCGTACACAAGCTGTTATCAATTCGATCAAATATGGTTGGGTTACGCTCTAA
- a CDS encoding sensor histidine kinase, with protein MDLQADAIDRVIKNAIQVMENSKYQMFEIMDATRDELKTLNEELKSVLKETAETIEKVDQLELNYRRSRIRLTEVSRDFVRYSEHDIKQAYEKATQLQLDLMIYREKEMYLKARRDDLQKRAKNVEASVERAETIGSQMGVVLEYLSGELGQVTRIIESAKNRQMIGLKIILAQEEERKRIAREIHDGPAQMLANLVLRTEIVERMLIKQDFKMVQAEIVDLKGQVRSSLEEMRKVIFNLRPMALDDLGLIPTLRKYVQDFEVKTKIRSLFETRGKEHRLSSAMEAAIYRLVQEGLSNAAKHAYPTYVVVEITYQAQLVKIVVQDNGLGFKPELLAKKSKDHSHFGLIGMRERVELLEGRIEIESGENQGTKIVIHIPTNVDKGKE; from the coding sequence GTGGATTTACAAGCCGATGCCATAGACCGCGTCATTAAAAACGCCATACAAGTCATGGAAAACAGCAAATATCAAATGTTCGAGATCATGGACGCGACTCGCGATGAGCTGAAAACACTCAACGAGGAGTTAAAGTCGGTGCTGAAGGAGACGGCGGAAACGATCGAGAAAGTAGATCAATTGGAGCTGAACTACCGCCGTTCCCGGATCCGGCTGACCGAGGTTAGCCGTGACTTTGTCCGTTATTCCGAGCATGATATCAAGCAGGCGTATGAGAAAGCAACACAGCTGCAGCTGGATCTGATGATTTATCGTGAGAAGGAAATGTATCTGAAGGCCCGTCGGGATGACCTACAGAAGCGTGCCAAAAATGTGGAAGCTTCTGTGGAGCGTGCCGAGACCATCGGTTCGCAGATGGGTGTTGTACTCGAATACCTGTCAGGTGAACTGGGTCAAGTGACCCGGATCATCGAATCTGCCAAAAATCGACAAATGATTGGTTTGAAAATAATTTTGGCCCAGGAAGAAGAGCGGAAACGTATTGCTCGTGAGATTCATGACGGGCCTGCGCAGATGCTCGCCAATCTAGTGCTTAGGACGGAAATTGTAGAAAGAATGCTCATTAAGCAGGATTTTAAGATGGTCCAGGCCGAAATAGTAGATTTGAAAGGCCAGGTTCGTTCCAGTCTTGAAGAAATGAGAAAAGTTATTTTCAATCTGCGTCCTATGGCACTGGATGATCTGGGACTGATTCCAACGCTTCGGAAGTACGTGCAGGATTTTGAGGTAAAAACGAAAATCCGGTCGCTTTTTGAAACAAGAGGTAAAGAACACCGTTTATCTTCTGCGATGGAGGCAGCGATCTACCGCCTCGTGCAGGAAGGTCTGTCGAATGCTGCAAAGCATGCTTATCCCACTTATGTTGTAGTGGAAATTACATACCAGGCTCAGCTCGTCAAGATTGTCGTTCAGGACAATGGGCTTGGGTTCAAACCGGAGCTTCTTGCGAAGAAAAGCAAGGATCATAGCCACTTCGGTCTGATTGGGATGAGAGAGCGGGTTGAACTGTTAGAAGGAAGAATAGAGATTGAATCCGGAGAAAATCAAGGAACCAAAATAGTGATTCATATCCCGACAAACGTGGATAAGGGAAAGGAGTAG